The nucleotide window TCGTCGAGCACTGAGACACGGGTCAGCGAAGGGCTTCGTGGCTGACGGTAGCGACCTCGTAGCGGTTCTGCTACCCCACGGGCTTCCCCTGTGGACAACCGGGACGGCCATCGGTCGCTTACGATGTGCCGCAGCCACGTCGCGGCGTGTGACGGGCCGTCAGAGGCGGCCGGCCGCCCGACCCGGTCCCCACTGGTCGAGGAGGCACGGTGCCGGCGATCACCACCGGAGGGCCGCATCCACCGACGGTCGGGCCCGAGGCAGGCGCCTCCGCACGAGCGATCGGGCCGGGCCGACCCACCGACCACGACCCGGGGTCGGCCGATCAGCGCATCCCCCGTCGCCGATCACCGGTGGACCGGTGGGTCACAGTCGGCCGTCGCGCCGGCGCCGCAGTACGAGCCGGCCAACTGGTCACCGCGCAGGTCGCGGCGGCGCTCGTCCTCGTCGCCCTCGGCCGACCCGCACCTGTCGTCGCGGTGGCCGTACTGGTGGCCGTGCTGCTGGTGGCGGCCGCCTGGGTGCCGGTTCGGGGGCGCTGGCTCTTCGAGTGGCTGGGCACCGCAATCGGGCACCTCACCCGCCGGCGGGCGCTGACCGGGCCGGCCGGAGCGGCCGAACTGCTCGACCTGGTCGCCCCGGGCACCGTCGTCCGCTCGACCGAGCTGACCGGCGGGCCGGCGGCCGTCCTGGAGGACACCACGGGCATGGTCGCGCTCCTGGAGCTCGGCGACCCCGGTGATCTGCTCGGTGACGCGTCCCAGGCGATCCCCGCCCCGGCCGCGTTGCTCCCCCCGACCGGGCCGGACCAACCGCCGCTGCTGGTCCAACTTCTGCTCGCCGGTGCACCGGCGCCGGTGCCGAGCGCCGGTGGCACTGTCGGCACGTCGTACCGGCAGCTCACCGACGGGCGTCTCGCCGGGCGCGAACGGGCGGTGGTGGCGATTCGGGTGCTGCGGGTGAACGGTTGGTCCGAGGAGGACCTACGCCGCGTACTCGCCGGCACGGTCCGTCGGATCGTCCGGCGGCTCGGGCCGTTGGCCGCGCGGCCACTCGGGGTGCCCGCGGCGCTGCGGGTCCTGGGCGAGCTGGCCCACCACGACGGCGAACCGGTCCGGGAGTCCTGGTCGACGATCCGGTCCGGCACCCTGGTCCAGGCCACCTTCCGACTGGTCCGGTGGCCCGACGCGGGGGGTGCGGCCGGACGCCGGCTGGTGCCCCGCCTGCTCGCGCTGCCGGCGACGGCCACGACGGTGTCGATGTGCGCGGGCCCGTCGCCGACGATGACGACGACGTCGGGTCCGCCGACGGCCAACGGAGCACCGACCGAGCTGACCGTACGCCTGGCGGCCGGGACGGCGACCGAGCTGGCGGTGGCCACCGAGGCGCTGATCCGCCTGGTGACCGACCTGGGCGGAAAGCTGCGACGGCTCGACGGCGCCCACCTGGGCGGGCTGGCCGCCACGCTGCCGTTGGCGCTGACGGCGCCCGGGGCACAGCCCCGTCCACTGTCGGCCGGGGCGCAGCCCAGCGCGGCGGCGGACGACTGGGAGTTGTCCCTGGGCGACGCGGGAATGCTGGTCGGCACCAACCGGCACGGTCGAGCCGTCACCGTGCGACTGTTCCGGCCGGAGAGCACCCGCGTGCTGCTGGTCGGCGGGGTGCGCGCAGCCCAACTGGTGGCCCTGCGCGCGCTGGCGCTCGGTGCCCTGGTGGTGGTGCAGACCGCCCGGCCACGGGCCTGGGAGCCGTTCGTCCGGGGGGTTGGCGCGCCGGGCGCGATCCCGTTGCTCCCGCCCGGGCGGGCGGTCGCCGACGGGATCGGCACCGCGCTGCGTCCGTTGCTGCTGATCGTCGACGCCGGGCCGGTGGCGGCCGAGGCGGCGCCGGGCCCGCCGTGGCGGGCCACCCTTGTGGTACGAGACGAGCTGACCCCGGCCGATGTGGACGCGTTGAGCCGCGCCGACCTGGCATTGCTGCAGCCGTTGACCTCCGCCGAGGCCACCCTTGCCGGAGCCGCGTTGGGGCTGGGCGGCTCGGCCGAGTGGCTGACCCGGATCCGCGAGGACATGGTGGCCGTGGTCAACCGTCGGGCGCTGCGCTGGGCGCTGCTCTCCCCCACTCCGATCGAGGCACAACTGATCGGGCCGCCGACCCGCCGTTGATCCACCAGATGGCCGGCTGCCGGGTTACGCCGGTGCGTGGTCCGTGGCACGATCCCCGCCATGGGTTTTCTGAAAGGTCTGCTGATTCGGCTGGCCAGCACAGCTCTGGCTTTCTGGCTGGCCACGCTCCTCATCCCGGGCATCTCCCTGGATTCGAACTCGGCCACCGAAACGGTGACCACGCTGCTCCTGGTGGCGGTGATCTTCGGTGTGGTCAACGCGGTTCTCCAGCCGATCATCAAGACCGTCGGCTGTGGCTTCTACCTGCTGACCCTGGGCCTCATCGCCCTGGTGG belongs to Micromonospora ureilytica and includes:
- the eccE gene encoding type VII secretion protein EccE, which codes for MPAITTGGPHPPTVGPEAGASARAIGPGRPTDHDPGSADQRIPRRRSPVDRWVTVGRRAGAAVRAGQLVTAQVAAALVLVALGRPAPVVAVAVLVAVLLVAAAWVPVRGRWLFEWLGTAIGHLTRRRALTGPAGAAELLDLVAPGTVVRSTELTGGPAAVLEDTTGMVALLELGDPGDLLGDASQAIPAPAALLPPTGPDQPPLLVQLLLAGAPAPVPSAGGTVGTSYRQLTDGRLAGRERAVVAIRVLRVNGWSEEDLRRVLAGTVRRIVRRLGPLAARPLGVPAALRVLGELAHHDGEPVRESWSTIRSGTLVQATFRLVRWPDAGGAAGRRLVPRLLALPATATTVSMCAGPSPTMTTTSGPPTANGAPTELTVRLAAGTATELAVATEALIRLVTDLGGKLRRLDGAHLGGLAATLPLALTAPGAQPRPLSAGAQPSAAADDWELSLGDAGMLVGTNRHGRAVTVRLFRPESTRVLLVGGVRAAQLVALRALALGALVVVQTARPRAWEPFVRGVGAPGAIPLLPPGRAVADGIGTALRPLLLIVDAGPVAAEAAPGPPWRATLVVRDELTPADVDALSRADLALLQPLTSAEATLAGAALGLGGSAEWLTRIREDMVAVVNRRALRWALLSPTPIEAQLIGPPTRR
- a CDS encoding phage holin family protein, whose amino-acid sequence is MGFLKGLLIRLASTALAFWLATLLIPGISLDSNSATETVTTLLLVAVIFGVVNAVLQPIIKTVGCGFYLLTLGLIALVVNGLLFLLTSWIADQAGLPFEVDGFWPAAVLGALFVSIVTWILGAVLDRD